The stretch of DNA gtgctatccaattggtagttgcagtcttgtctcatcgctgcaactcccgtacggacagtgaaggtcgagagccatgcgtcctccgaaacacggcccaaccaagccgcactacttcttgacacaatgcccgcttcacccagaagccagccacaccaatgtgtcggaggaaacaccgtacacctggcgactgtgtctGCGTGCATGCgccaggcccgccacaggagtcgctagagagcgatgggacaaggacatccctgccggccaaaccctcccctaaccctgatGACGCTGGGCAATTGATGCAGTGCATTCGACGACTGCACCACTCAGAAGGCCGAGGCGGTCCTTGTGGGAAAATTTTGTCataaaactttgtcatcaaagtctggcattctaaggatttatggtgctttcacgacaactgggaacttggaaaaaaacaaggttgaatcatgatgtcagtgatcttcaggtcggagttCTAGAAAAAGgcctgagttcccgacttggattactgttcaaaacgtatttttccAGTTGGAGCTCGTTTTTTTCTGAGATTTTCCAGTTCTgaatttccagttgttttgaacgctgcATAGCATACAGGGGAAGCgaaatagtgattgctttgcaacacttgcagttagccactgattccttccaaaacactcattgttgaatctgcgatttccaacttgttttgtaatgtttatgtccaatggctgatgagcaacaatacgttttatctataatttctcttcatatgaaaaggatttgccagtagattgtcgacatgATTAATGATGACTGCGTGTCTagtttgctagctaagattttgaaagtatgatgttgagtccaatcaaagctacggtagatataacgtgatttaacataattttatctgtggccaatgatcttgagccttcttggatgtgcacttctaatgtaaatctatggcagcacccaaggtgGCTTGAGCTTTCTAGCTTtccctgtagattttgcggtgatgtagtgtccccatgagtgactgtcacgacttccgccaaagtcggctcctctccttgttcgggcggcgttcggcggtcgacgtcaccggtcttctagccatcgccgctccacttgtcattgttccatttgttttgtcttgtttccccgcacacctggtttacattccctaatcacaTTACATATATATTCCCTGTTTCCCGCATGTCTGAGTGGAATTGTTTTGTTACATGTTACGCGCCAGGCTGGTTTTTCCCCGGGTACCGTGTTGTACCCGAGTGTGTTTAGTTGTTTAACTTATGCATTATTGTGACTGTTGTCGCTCTTTGCACTTTTTCCATTTGGCTTGAGGTTTTTGACGCAGTTGCGTCCATCTGTTGTTACTTCTGCCAATTAAAGTGTGCGCCTGATCACAACTCtccgctctcctgcacctgacttcttaCCAGTAGCGCACAACCTgacagtgacagaacactgagccaatcatggcgcaactagagaagatgaccaacccctacgctccataTTTTCCATTGGCTGCCCCTcaaccacagaaagcactgagctatgcTGAAACACaggcattttggagctgcctttctcaagaaagcaaaaaagagaccatgtttgtatgtgtctttattaactcaataatttattttttacatcGTTTTctaactgatatgtgacatgtattaatgccaaaacaGGCCCCACCTGCActgaatgacgggtcaccactgagagagaggacagatagaCAGCAAGAggatgaaagaaagaaatagaAAGAGATGGGGGGAAGAGAGATAAGGTAAACAGAAAGTCAGaggagaaagaaaggaagaaCAGAAAAtacaagagagaaagggagagagagagaattaaataGAGAGAGTGAATGCGGGGCTGGAAGTGCCCGATAGGTGTTTTGCTCTGCAGCCCACTCTAAACATCATGCCTAACTGGTAGGGTGGAGGCTGTTTGCTGGACTGAGGAAGGCATCAGTCAGAAGAGGGGATGATAagagtggaaatggagagagcAAAGGAGAAGTAAAGAGGAGacaagacagcaggagaggagtgaggagtagaaaggagagagagatcgaAGAGGGGATGAAGAgatgaggggaaaggagagggagatagaagggATGAGCTGGCCAAGGTGAGGGAGATGGCATGAATAACAGCACACCCACGATGgcgggagaggagggcagggaaGAGGGATGGGGCTCCTGTATCCTATGTGCATAGGGAAACAAGCCACTGCATTCTCctgtcttgctctctttctccctttccttGTTCGTTTTCTCAGCTACACGTATAGCTATGCTATACACCCTGTACTTAACCACGCTACTTAACAATTACTCTCCCACAGTTTTATGATTGAACAAACCTGTCTATTTCCCTCTGTATGACTACAGTAGAACTAggacactgctctctctctgtccttttctctctctctgtaatgctCTGCTAACAGAGTTGTTGCGACAGtggtggaggaaggggagagacagagctgaAGAGGGAAGGGAGGCTaaggagggaagagaaaggaggttGAGTCACAGTCTACAGACAATGCCTCCCAGGTCCTTCCAACCTTGACCCTCCTCATTCACGTACCCACATCTGTTACCCATGATAAACCTGGCCATCCCCCTCCTTCCTCATCCATTCTGGCTAAAAGTGTATACATGGACTTTTAATTATGGTTAAACATTGTACCATCCCATGTCTCCTCTCACAGGCGAATTACCTTAACTGACAGCTCATCTAGTTAGTGGCATGTAAATATTTGGTAAAGTGGGAAGGGAATGTGTAATTAGAGAAACACTGCCACCTAGTGGGGAGGTTGGGTCCTGAATGTGTTGATGGGCATTGGTAGACCGCATTTGACTCCATTTTCTTTAGCTTATAAACATTATTTAGGTTGCACAGTCTGAGGCGATATTTGTTGTTACATTTTCAGGTTaccatatgtgtgtgtttatacttgtACAGAGCAGTATGTATTGCCTACTTGTTATTTTTATAAAACACAAAAACAGAATATCACCACGTTTATAAAACACTGGTATTATTCGGAAATATCTGAAACACCCAAAGTCTGTCTTATAATGCCCTTGGACTAGTCTGATTAAAATCCATGTGGcaagcacacgcacgcacgcacacacacacacacagtggcaaaATATGGGTGTTAAAATGTGAGTTAAAACACAGAATAAAGACCTATAGGCCACAGTCCTTTCTTGGCTATGAGAACACACAACAGCCCTTAAACTAGTCCTCCACTACATCCTATTGTGGAGAGCTGTAATCTGGGTCAAGGACACTCACATACACATTAACAATACTAATAAGTCACTTGTATTACGGACAATTGATTTGAAACCCACTGAGTGACACCTCTGCATGACCAAAATTCTGAAGCCATAAAAGGACAGTTCAAACGGGccacgagagagacacagacttcaGACTAGAACGGTAACAATGTGGCCGGCTGTCTGAATGCCTGTATCCTTAGCCTGATAAAAAGGCTGATTATGTACGGCTTTAAGGGGAGACAGATACAGCTTTAAGGGGATGAGGTTTGTCCATTTGGCCTAATATTGACATCCAGTATTTCCTCTAACATAGACCACAGCAGTCATTGGGTTAAGCAATCGATACACAGAGCTGGTGGGACTAGGGTAGGGGGTAACAGGGGGTTAGAGTATCGCTCACCCTATTCACCTGTATGCCATGGCACTTCATGTAGATCTGAAAGGATTGGATGGGTATAAGCAATATGGTGAATATACTACCCAGCCCACCAGAGGGCAAAGTGAAGATATTACCAATTTCTATATTGCTAACAAAAAACAGTCCAAATCAAAACCTCTCAGATATAATAGAAATACCACCGCCACCCAGATGCACGAGATGCACCAGAATTTAGCAGCCAAACATGTCCTAGGGGTTGGATTTGGGATTGGGCACAGACAGGAGTCCTTTTTCTCAGACCCTCTCGTCAGAATCTCTTCACCGAGAACACCAGGCCATGTCTGTTGAGGCGGTCAATGAGAGTTGTCCTGGCAAATGCAGCTCCTGGACTGTACACTCCTcccctgtcaatcacaacatAGCGTTAACTTCTAGGTCCTGTACATGCATATATTACAATATATATATGTACTGTTACATTGTAATAGTAGCTGCATATTTGATGTACCAGTGTGTCGGACTTCATTCCTTGTAGAACTATAAAATAttcacaagagagagagcaagagagagagcgaaatagcgagagagcgagagagaaagagcgagagagagagagagagagagagcgagagacagaggcaCCCGACTCACTTTATAGGAAGGAATTGTGGTTCATTCAGCAGAGTGATAGCTGCCTGTACCatagcaacaggtgtggctacATAGCCAGGCTCTGTGGACCAATGAAAGTCAACATAGTTTATCAACAAAAATTATAGTAGACCAATGATAATCAAGACGAAGAAAATAATAAGCACTGTGTGGACATTGGACAGAGCATGAATAGTCATGACCCTGACCTGCATCACAACTAAACCAAAAACAAGGCTACAATCAGAGATAATGTATTACCTGCTCCGTGTATCTGGGTACAGATCCTAGCGTTGGGTCTTCCCTGAGACGGGTCCAGCCCCTCAGCATAACCCTCCCCGAAAAACGTCAGACTGAAAGATGTTCCGTCcatctgggagaggagaggagtcttaGCGCTTCAAGTAATGAACGCTAACCTCCACTTCCATGAACTGATCAAATAAATACAGTGCTTTTAATTTTGTTTTTCTACATATACAGTGATGTTATCAACATTCTACAATGCCTGCATCCAAAACTTGACTTTAGCATGAAACGTTTATGGAGGTTCTTCTCACTAGACACATGGCTATGACTGGGCCATTCATGTACTGTTTCCATCGGGCCTGAGTCCACTACAGTACCTGCTTCCTGCTGGGTCCAGCCTTGGTGAACACGCCAAAGGAGAAGAACTCTGGAAACTAAGGATCAGAAACGTCAACCAATTCACTGGAAAAATGAGCTGTTTACCTCCCATCTCCAACACAGGTCATTTCTTCTTGTTATCGCTGTACAGTAACTGTATGTTATATTCACACAGATCTGACAGTCATGGAGGTTAACTGAACGAGGGGCTCACAGTTAAAAGAAGAGGAGACCATTCGTTTGTGTCTTTTCTACCCTTAATTAAGCCAACCAACTGTGACTGACTATTTTCACAAGATTGGTAACCAAACTACTTGGTTAATGTCATTTCCACAGACATCTAAATGTGGTGAAATACACTGTATGggcccgggtcaaaagtagtgcacgatatgGGGAATATGGtcttgggctctggtcaaaagtagtgaactatatagacaatagggtgccattttggacacacacCGTAATGAGGAGCTTCCTTCCCAGGCCGAACTTCCCTAGGAACCAGAAGAGCAGGCCACCACAGAACATCTTTATCAACGACCAGACGCCACCGACCCCTACATACGCAGAGTACTGGacctgaagagggagagagggagggggaaagaaagaaggggagagagaaagaaggagagaagtaGAAAGAGAAGGGAACTCGATAAATAACTTTTAACTCCTGCATGCTCCTGTAAGCTACTGATGTCCCTACTTCTAAATAGTACTCCCCCATGCCATGGAAAGGCTAAAGAAAGGGCACAGGCTAAAGAAAGGGCACATCACAGGCACTATAATCCCAAGTGCACTATATTGGCCAGGAGCAGTGTTGAGACACCCCACAAAGATAATGAGGAGAGCAAGATGATGAATCACTTGGAGCTGCTGTATGACTCATTATCATTTATCTCTCTCCATATGAAGAAAAACAGGGGTTCtttacaatctctctctctccacaaggAAGAAAAACAGGGGTTCTTTACAATATATATCTCTCCACAAGGAAGAAAAACAGGGGTTCtttacaatctctctctctccacattggATGTTTGTGAGTAAATGAGGCTTCATTTTATAGTTTCATAGGAAGCTCGTAAATGGAATACAATTTTGACAGCCAGAGTTGCTTGACCTAATTAGGGGTTGTGAAAGCAAGGAAGGGGGGAGACACGTAGATACTGAGGTAGACTATGGAAAATGACAGAATAATAACGTCATTTTGcggacgcttttatccaaagcgacttactgTCATACGTGCATACAAAACACATACGGGTGTCCCAGGAATCGAACCTACTATTGAGGCGCTGcatgtgccatgctctaccaactgagctacagacgACCATGTACCCCTCTGGGTATTGTACGTGGCAATAGATGGGGTTTGACAGCGGTCTCGGTATTGAGCAGGTTGTTTAGGCTAGCCGTGATGGATAAAATACTGGGGAAAGGAGGGGTAGCCTGgataccagtctgtttctgcttcaGCCAACTGATCGTTCTCTTGCCATGCCAAACCTCTACGCATCAGCAGGACCACAATGTAGCATTGTTGAGTGACTGAACGCAGGCAGCCAGTCAGGAAATAGAGGTGGGGGGTTGTGTTAGATCTTACTGGTAACTCCTGATGGCCCTCATACAGGAAGCGCTGGGATCTCCTGACTACTGATGGGTCTGAGCCCATGAAGGGTATGGCATACTGGTCAATCTCCTTACTGAAGAACAGGCTACCCCTGAGGAATACAcaaacacataccacacacacacacacatacatacatacatacaagtcAGTTTACTTCCAAATACACTCTCAAATTTTCACCATCAGCATCCCACAGAATTCAGCACAGACAGACGCCATCAACTCATTTAATCTATATTGATAGACAAGTCCTCTAAATCCACTTCAGCATTGCCAAGCACCAACTGTGCCATACCAATCAAATGCAATGACTTTGAATGGAAATGGAGTGAACACAGACTGTCTGTACATTAGACATCTGCCAATACCTCTTCTTGACCTTTGCACCTACAACTGGGAGAGGTTGGTGGCCAAATTTCTTCCTCAGCTTCCGCAGGGAGCCGCTGTCTGCAAAGCCGTAGATGGCGGACTGCCATGTGCCGTCGTGGGCACAGCCTCCCTACAGGGAAGGAATATCCCAAAGCTTAAGCCAAGTCACCATCACAACAAACAAACTATTAAAGGAATGGTTCACTCCAAAATTAAAGTCGATCAGAATTCCCCAGAATTCCCCATtttcagacctcaaaagtggtttACTAGTCCACGTCCCATGCCATTTGTTGTGTCTAACGAAATTATGAAATTAGATGGTGCCTATAGTTCCTATTCATTCACGATTAAAGCATATAGCTGGATCTAAACAAAATAATGGTGTGGACCTTGGAATCATCAACATTAGATCACTTGTATGACTACATTTCCCATAATGCATGTAGAAAAACCGGAAGTGATCGAGCTGTCTACCTCAGGACCAGTGTGTATAGTCAGGAAGCTCTCCACAGCTGTCAGTGTCCCTGTTAACAGATATGACACAGTGTTATTATATATACCTTTAATCAAGGACAGACTGGACAAGCACACAGATAGAAACCTCATGGGAAAAGCAACAATGGTACTAATGCAGTGAGTTAAttgtgtactgtagctgtatCATCGCGTTTGGAATTCAGCtaaaaacacaaacatcttctTTGCCAAAATGGTTCCGTAATTCATCATTGATAACAGGAAAAACACCAGTAAAGCAGAAAGAGCCTGCAGATACAATGTCAAGGACAAAAATAAGTATGAGAACTGTATCTTCTTCACAGATGGCTGCCATCACAAACAAGTGCTGTTCTCtataataaaacatattttaaaaaaaacattcacaAACCCAATTAACAGTGTATCTCTCTACCTTTAAACTGGTTCTTTGTGTACAGGATACCCATGTCAGCTGGTATGGAGTCAAAGCCACAGCTGCCAATCACATACACTCCACTGTCCATCGCTCTGCTGTGGTACTCCAGTTGCATCCTCTCCAGGAACTACGGACCACAACACAAGACCACTGTAAAAACACCTAGCAGAGAGACCTGGGGTGCGTCCCAAAAGGCCTGcactgctttccaccagactaTGTTGGCAATAAGGATGATATGAGCATAAAGCTCCTGAAATCCAAATGCATCCTACCATCGTTGTCTCTGTAAAGACAGTAATAGACAGTAATAAAACTAGGTTGGAGGTAGAGGCTAGTGAAGGCACTGAATTGAGCCATAAAGACGGACATTTAATATGATGGTGTTGTGTAATGACAGAGCACACTACCTGAGGTTCTCCACAGATGTCTATGCAGTGGGCTCCATTCTCTATGCAGGCCTTAACCACGGGCTCACCATAGAACCTGTACTAGGGAGACAAGAAAAAGGACTCAATATGATTTGGGTGTTAATGGaggtataggtgtgtgtgtgtgtgtgtgtgtgtgtgtgtgtgtgtgtgtgtgtgtgtgtgtgtgtgaatgcgtgtCGTCAACCCTTTATCAAAAGCCTCATCTCCCTATCAAATTGCCATACCTTTGCAATTGATCACATGTTATTACGTTCCATACGCACTGATAAAGCTGAGTCGACTGTAATGTACAGCAGTACCGTGGCCACAGCTACACAGGCAGCATACTCCTAACAAGCTTTCCAATTATCATTGGGGACAAGAGTAACTTGGGAGTCTGGACCAATGACACCCCAAAAGGCCAGCCCTCATCCCAGGTATCAATAACAAGAACAGTCATTGTTACTGTAGACTTACTGGCCCAACACAGTTGAGAACAACCAGTCCTTGTTGGCACATGATGGCCAATGAATCTGTTTCGGAGACATCAGCCACAATGATTTCAACTTGAGTCCTTAACTCCGGCTGACCTGGAAACAGAGAGCAAAGTTCTACTGAACGCATGCATTGGTTAAAAGTCACACATCTACAGTAAATCATAGCTTAATACAATACTGAAATAGGCATTTAGAAAAGGGGAAGGGGAATACCTAGtccgttgtacaactgaatgtactcaactgaaatgtgtcttccgcatttaacccaacccctctgaatcactGATCACATTGTTTGGAAAGATTTGCATTATTAGAGCAATTTGCATGGGTGACCATTATTAAGCAAGTCACAAGCCAGTGGGATCAATATCAACTAAGATTAAACAGCAGTATCCCTGTGTACCCAGTGAAATATTAAGACACCTGTTTACCGGTCAAGTTCAGCAGTGTCGTTGTTCACCCGTAGAGGACAACGGACACTGCGTGcgcatacaacaacaacaacaaaaaaggttcTTGAGGGGTTCTTTGTCAGCGGTGAGGGTGATATGTGTAACCATTTTTCAGGTAGGGTTCTTTACTGCTCATGAAGGGTTCTTTACTGCTGTGATGGCTGTGAAGAACCATCCtgttctttccctctcctccatgtttTGCTTTATGCCATGAAATGCTAGATTGTTAAAAAGTTCCTGTAATTTTACAGTACACTAGAGGCTACTGGTTGCAGTGAAAGTACTGTAAACAGCAAGTTACTGAATGTTGTGTATTTGTGCCAAGTGTTGTACCAGTTTAAGTGGTTGGtggttaaaggttaaaggttgAGCACCTATTTTACTGTAACACTGACAGTTCTGCAATCATTGTGACAATGAAGAGCTGCACTGTTAAGAGGTTACTGTGCAGTGTTTGCCCTAGGATTTTTTTCAGCAGTGGTGGCAAGGTTAGCAGGGGGGTGGGTGTGCATTGTTACTAGTTTTAGCGCAATGATATGCTAGCTGTTCCCATAGACTTACAGTCATGGAGCCAATGACTATCCATTTAAAAGCGCATCTCGACAGAAATGTCTAAAATAACTTCATATTTTTTGCAGCAGTGGCAACAATTTGaatgaatataggggaaacactgctgtgTATTTCACAGTAAGTTAATGGCAGTTAGCTGCCTGGAAGTTTGTGTTACCTAGCTGTCAGTAAGTTCGTGTAAAATTCACAGTAACTTAATACCCAGTAACTTACTTGCAACTAAATGCCAGTAACTTACTGTACTTTCACTGAACTATACTGATTACAAGATTAACATTAGTTGACAACTACTAAGCATTCTTTGTGGTTAGCACACTTGGAGCTCAGCCTCAACCTCATGGTTGACAGCCAACTGACCGTCCTGCCACACCATCTGGTCAGTGAGTGCGACAGAAATCAGTCACAGTAAGTTACTGAATTTTACAATAACTACTTGCAGCAAGCGGACAGTAAATTATAGAAGGGGGAAAAATGAAATTCCTGGTGGCCAACTACCATTAAGTTACTGGTAAATGCACATTAAATTAACCTCTTAACAGTGCAGCTCTTGATTGTCATAAGCTCTTACAAAGATCGTAGAACTGGAGTGGACAAATGAGGTGCTCAACCTTCATCAACATAACAATAAAACCACTTAAACTGGTACAACACTTCCACTAACAGTTGGCACAAATACAACATATTTTAGATCATGCCCCCAGATATGCTAATGAGCCCCCACCAGCACAGCCCCCACCTACATTTCAGAGGGCAGTAATGATTGTGCCTTATATTGAATAGAAAAATGTACCATTATACTAGATTTGCGCACATGTATCCTTAATGGTACTGACCAGTACTCACCAACAGGCGAGTACCTAACAGTGTGTGCCATAAACGCATCTGAAGTATCCTATAAGTATAACTGTAGACCTGTCAttggttttacctggaaccaggGGGTTCTTCATGagagggttctaaatggaactcaaaagggttcccCTACAGGGACAAATCAAAGGGTTCTATGTGGCACCCAAAAAGGTTCCCCGATAGGGACAGATGACAGAATCCTGCAACAAGAGGGTTCTTCATgagagggttctacatagaacccaatTGGGTTACCCTACAGGgtcaaaacaaaaataaacccAGGGCTCCTTGTGAGATGAATATATAAATTAATcaaacctttaactaggcaagtcagttaagaacaaattcttatttacaataacggcctactcCGGACAAACCCGgatgaagctgggccaattgtgcgccaccctatgggactcccaatcacgtccggatgtgatacaTGACCAATGGAATGCTTGAGGAAGTAGCGTGAATGCGTACATGCAGAAACGCCCCGAATTGCAGGCTGCAGTTGCACACTACTGACGCTGGCAAActagaggttgtgagttcaaatcccaagtGAGGGTGACTCGGAGTTATCAGAATACAGCAGTATACTGTCCCTTACAGAAACATCACCTTAATCCAGCTCTAACAATGAAGTATATTTTTGTATAttcccttacaaaaaaatatttccgttttgaaactgcagtaaaagtgcagtaactgcagtccaCTGTTGTACTTTGgacgcagtaattgcagaataactgccGTGTACAGCTGCTGTTATACTCcgctctaactgcggttacactgcAAAATTACTGCTGTAAAAAAAACGGtgtattttggacgcagtatttgcgtgtactgcagttatacagcactctgactgcaatTATTTTCCATAAAGGTTTACCATATTTTCACTGCATCCAGAAACCGGAATTATTGTTTtacagtgtaatgaagaaccctttGGTTCTATCAGTGCAATGAAGAACCGTACAAATTGTTATACACAGGTTATTGGAAGAACCGCTATAAAAATGGTTCCCCTGCAGAGAAACTGAATGAACCTTTGTTACTAGCACCTTCTACAAAAAAATGCAAGTGTATAGGCCTTGTCGTTTGAAGGCAACTGAAACCGTTGCCGCTGTTAATCATTATACagtagtagcctagtcaaaccATGCTTGACATAAAATCATAATTTTACTGACAACAGGCACTCGATTCTCTTTTCTGGTTAGTGTCAAACACGTACGGAGGGTCTCGGCGGCTTGGTTCAAAACTCCCTCCAGCCGCTGTCTGCTGCGCCCGGCCAAGGCCCATTTCAGAGACCCGCTTGGTCCTTCGAAGGCGCTCCGGGCTACCTCTTCCACCACAAACTGCCCGGTAAAACCGGAGGCTCCGAATATGATAATATGATAAGGTCTGGTAGAGGTTACAGTCGCCATTGCGCACTAAAACGTCCGTTTACTGTAGCCAAGTTTACGCCGCGTGACGCGCCAAAGGATTTGTTCTCGTAGTGTTTCGTATCAATCAACTGACTACAATGTTAACCAATGCATTCGGTATTACTGCAATGTTTGGCAAAAAAAATATCGAGATTGAAATACTACAGCTGAGATATGTAAAACCACATGGGTAGGCATAATAAGGATATCCGAAATAACTCGAACTTTGCCTTAAAACATATAAACTGCGCAACAATATTGCATGAGTCGACTGCGCTCTAGTCCAACGCTTGATAGTATAAATACACAATTCTAGAATAATGGTGTCTGGTTTGGTTTCATGGTGCACTGGGACATCTTGTGGCCTGTTGGTGGTATTACATCTTGAGAGGAGCCCCGTAGGCTACAACATTGCACAACTCATGCCAATGTTTGATTACAGATACTCTGCCAATTTAAAACTCGCAAAAGACAATATATGGATTGAATAAAGTCGTAAATGGCTGTGGTTGAGTAATGTCAATGAATGCTGCCTCTAATTGTCACTGTAGCAGCCTGTGTTGTTTGCAATTGTGTTGCATCATGCAATCCGTGTTTATATGTTGCATTATTTTTGTTTACTTGTTTTCTCGATGGAACATACATGATATAAAGGAAACTTGGTATGAGATGTTCTTTCATTGTTCACATTGGCAAGATGTCAGCTAGAGAGAACTTGCAggtatttgtagttttgcatgatgtctactttgattcCAATGAGCATTTTCGAAATAGAGTAAAcagagccgaatatattgataaaagtcaccttgcccgagagagatttacatggttatcaaaacgtcacaccagaGTACGCCTACATGAagcacagcccttattttaagtgtttctaaaattccctatTGGAAGAATTAATGGTGggaaaacaattggaaccatttccccatttgaccgctaggttttatgggtgttATGACATCTCCACAGTGGGGCGCTATGTTCCCGCATTAGCTGAGACTGCATTCAGCTAAACGCTGCAGATGTCGCTTCAATATGAAATTACCTTTGCATTTCTATCACGcaaatctgtaacgcttcagtgaTACAGATTGAATAGCACTCTTGGAGAGCATATGGGTGGAAATATTACTTTTACCATACTCCAATGTCAGACAATGGATAGAAGATCATGCCCATAGAGTAAGAAGTATGTCATTAGGGACATTCCACTGCCAAACTGTGACTTTCTGTCTGATTTCCTTCAAACACATTCACAGAACCAAGCACTAGGTTTAGAACAGGGATCTCCAACTCTGGTCCTGGAAATCTACTGGGTGTgcaaaaaagtagtaagtagttgcaaagttgctaaagttatccgtgatgagattcaaacatgcaaccgttgggttgctagatgtttgAGTTACCTTCCCTGTGTTGCTAG from Salvelinus fontinalis isolate EN_2023a chromosome 20, ASM2944872v1, whole genome shotgun sequence encodes:
- the sccpdhb gene encoding saccharopine dehydrogenase b, which gives rise to MATVTSTRPYHIIIFGASGFTGQFVVEEVARSAFEGPSGSLKWALAGRSRQRLEGVLNQAAETLRQPELRTQVEIIVADVSETDSLAIMCQQGLVVLNCVGPYRFYGEPVVKACIENGAHCIDICGEPQFLERMQLEYHSRAMDSGVYVIGSCGFDSIPADMGILYTKNQFKGTLTAVESFLTIHTGPEGGCAHDGTWQSAIYGFADSGSLRKLRKKFGHQPLPVVGAKVKKRGSLFFSKEIDQYAIPFMGSDPSVVRRSQRFLYEGHQELPVQYSAYVGVGGVWSLIKMFCGGLLFWFLGKFGLGRKLLITFPEFFSFGVFTKAGPSRKQMDGTSFSLTFFGEGYAEGLDPSQGRPNARICTQIHGAEPGYVATPVAMVQAAITLLNEPQFLPIKGGVYSPGAAFARTTLIDRLNRHGLVFSVKRF